Proteins encoded by one window of Conger conger chromosome 1, fConCon1.1, whole genome shotgun sequence:
- the tmem229b gene encoding transmembrane protein 229b, producing MATAAATPEPLTVLSRWYLYAIHGYFCEVMFTAAWEFAAHRNWKFPGVTSVWALFIYGTCILIVEHMYLRLRGRCPTLLRCLIYTLWTYLWEFGTGLLLRQFNACPWDYSQFQYNFMGLITAEYALPWFCASFIVERLVIRNTLRLRFDEKADPAAALRNGADADGPGLGTSNGYLKAD from the coding sequence ATGGCGACGGCGGCGGCGACCCCCGAGCCGCTGACGGTGCTGTCGCGCTGGTACCTGTACGCCATCCACGGCTACTTCTGCGAGGTGATGTTCACGGCCGCCTGGGAGTTCGCGGCGCACCGCAACTGGAAGTTCCCGGGCGTGACCAGCGTGTGGGCGCTCTTCATCTACGGCACCTGCATCCTCATCGTGGAGCACATGTACCTGCGGCTGCGAGGACGCTGCCCCACCCTGCTGCGCTGCCTCATCTACACGCTCTGGACCTACCTGTGGGAGTTCGGCACCGGCCTGCTGCTGCGCCAGTTCAACGCCTGCCCGTGGGACTACTCCCAGTTCCAGTACAACTTCATGGGCCTGATCACGGCCGAGTACGCGCTGCCCTGGTTCTGCGCCTCCTTCATCGTGGAGCGGCTGGTCATCCGCAACACGCTCCGGCTGCGCTTCGACGAGAAGGCCGACCCGGCCGCGGCCCTGCGGAACGGGGCCGATGCCGACGGGCcgggcctgggcacctccaacgGGTACCTGAAGGCTGACTGA